A portion of the Streptomyces erythrochromogenes genome contains these proteins:
- a CDS encoding ABC transporter permease has protein sequence MSIALERSAPAPGAVPPGAGAGRQVWRRLRRRPSAVAAAAVLALLVLLALAAPLLAQLTGQDPNTYHDDLVDSARGGVPTGSFGGISADHWLGVEPGTGRDLFTRLLYGARVSLLVALGAVAVQTFVGVAVGLAAALGGRIAGQLIGRFTDVMIALPMLVIGIALTAVVPPDFPRPLLLVLIIGLLDWGGTARMVRAQALALRGLDFVDAARLSGGGGRLRIARRELLPSLAAPVITYAAIKVPTAIVAEASLSFLGVGVKPPTPSWGQMLSSAQTWFRADPAYVLLPAGLLFATVLAFTVLGDAVRTALDPREGSRLRVGTRKERKG, from the coding sequence GTGAGCATCGCCCTCGAACGGTCCGCGCCGGCACCCGGGGCCGTCCCCCCGGGCGCCGGCGCCGGACGCCAGGTGTGGCGGCGGCTGCGCCGACGGCCCTCCGCCGTCGCGGCCGCCGCCGTCCTGGCCCTGCTCGTCCTTCTCGCCCTCGCCGCCCCGCTGCTCGCGCAGCTCACCGGCCAGGACCCGAACACGTACCACGACGACCTCGTGGACTCCGCCCGCGGCGGCGTCCCGACCGGCTCCTTCGGCGGCATCTCCGCCGACCACTGGCTCGGCGTCGAGCCGGGCACCGGCCGCGACCTGTTCACCCGGCTCCTCTACGGAGCGCGCGTCTCGCTGCTCGTCGCCCTCGGCGCGGTCGCCGTGCAGACGTTCGTCGGCGTCGCCGTCGGACTCGCCGCCGCACTCGGCGGGCGCATCGCCGGCCAGCTCATCGGGCGGTTCACCGACGTCATGATCGCGCTGCCGATGCTGGTCATCGGCATCGCCCTCACCGCCGTCGTCCCGCCCGACTTCCCCCGCCCGCTGCTGCTCGTCCTCATCATCGGACTGCTCGACTGGGGCGGCACCGCCCGGATGGTGCGCGCCCAGGCCCTCGCCCTGCGCGGCCTCGACTTCGTGGACGCCGCCCGGCTCTCCGGAGGGGGAGGCAGGCTGCGCATCGCCCGCCGCGAGCTGCTGCCCTCGCTGGCCGCACCCGTGATCACCTACGCCGCGATCAAGGTGCCCACCGCCATCGTGGCCGAGGCCTCGCTGTCCTTCCTGGGCGTCGGCGTGAAGCCGCCCACGCCCTCCTGGGGGCAGATGCTCTCCAGCGCCCAGACCTGGTTCCGCGCCGACCCGGCCTACGTCCTGCTCCCCGCCGGGCTGCTCTTCGCCACCGTGCTCGCCTTCACCGTGCTCGGCGACGCCGTCCGCACGGCACTCGACCCGCGCGAAGGCTCCCGCCTGCGGGTCGGCACCAGAAAGGAGCGCAAGGGGTGA
- a CDS encoding ABC transporter substrate-binding protein produces the protein MPSQSHISRRVAAAAVSLVLAGGAAACGPKGGADGAGAADGKPGAAGAPQKGGTLTVLNSEPQNDFDPARLYTSGGGNVPSLVFRTLTTRNREDGAAGTKVVPDLATDTGRPNADATEWTYTLKDGLKYEDGSPITTADIKYGIERSFAAELSGGAPYLRDWLVGGESYEGPYKDGGKGLDSIVVPDAKTIVFKLRKPEGEFPFVATQTQFAPVPKAKDTGAKYEEHPVSSGPYKVVKNENDGEHLSLERNEHWDEKTDEERKAYPDRIDVRSGLDSAVINQRLTTSAGPDAAAITTDTNLGPAELAQIGDNKELAGRVGTGHFGYINYIAFNPKVAPFDNPKVRQAVSHAINRTSVVNAAGGSALAEPATTFLPEREAFGFAPYDHFPAGRTGDPAKAKELLKEAGFPDGLTVTLTHSTAQNRQTSPEVATAVQQALAAAGITVKLEGLENNAFNERRWDAKNTPGFFLSRWGADWPSGGPFLAPIFDGRQIVTGGSNYNHAQLDDPAVNAEIDEIAKLTDLAAAGKRWGALDKKIGEQALTVPLFHPVYKRLVGKDVKNVVISDWTGVLDISQVAVK, from the coding sequence ATGCCCAGTCAGTCCCACATATCGCGCCGCGTGGCCGCGGCCGCCGTCAGCCTCGTACTGGCCGGGGGCGCCGCCGCCTGCGGTCCCAAGGGCGGCGCGGACGGGGCCGGTGCCGCCGACGGCAAGCCCGGCGCCGCGGGTGCTCCGCAGAAGGGCGGCACCCTGACCGTCCTCAACTCCGAGCCGCAGAACGACTTCGACCCGGCCCGGCTCTACACCTCGGGCGGCGGAAACGTTCCCTCGCTGGTCTTCCGCACCCTGACCACCCGCAACCGCGAGGACGGCGCGGCCGGCACCAAGGTCGTGCCCGACCTGGCCACCGACACCGGCCGGCCCAACGCCGACGCCACCGAGTGGACCTACACCCTCAAGGACGGCCTCAAGTACGAGGACGGCTCCCCGATCACCACCGCCGACATCAAGTACGGCATCGAGCGGTCCTTCGCCGCCGAGCTGTCGGGCGGAGCCCCGTACCTGCGCGACTGGCTGGTCGGCGGCGAGTCGTACGAGGGCCCCTACAAGGACGGCGGCAAGGGGCTCGACTCGATCGTCGTGCCCGACGCGAAGACGATCGTCTTCAAACTGCGCAAGCCCGAGGGCGAGTTCCCCTTCGTCGCCACGCAGACGCAGTTCGCCCCCGTCCCCAAGGCCAAGGACACCGGGGCCAAGTACGAGGAGCACCCGGTCTCCTCCGGCCCCTACAAGGTCGTCAAGAACGAGAACGACGGCGAGCACCTCAGCCTGGAGCGCAACGAGCACTGGGACGAGAAGACCGACGAGGAGCGCAAGGCCTACCCGGACAGGATCGACGTCCGCTCCGGTCTCGACTCCGCCGTCATCAACCAGCGCCTGACCACCAGCGCCGGCCCCGACGCGGCCGCCATCACCACCGACACCAACCTCGGCCCGGCGGAGCTCGCGCAGATCGGCGACAACAAGGAGCTCGCCGGCCGCGTCGGCACCGGCCACTTCGGCTACATCAACTACATCGCCTTCAACCCGAAGGTCGCGCCCTTCGACAACCCGAAGGTCCGCCAGGCCGTCTCCCACGCGATCAACCGCACCAGCGTGGTCAACGCCGCCGGCGGCTCCGCGCTGGCCGAGCCCGCCACCACCTTCCTGCCCGAGCGCGAGGCCTTCGGCTTCGCCCCGTACGACCACTTCCCGGCGGGCAGGACCGGCGACCCGGCCAAGGCGAAGGAACTGCTGAAGGAAGCTGGCTTCCCCGACGGCCTCACCGTCACCCTGACCCACTCCACCGCGCAGAACCGCCAGACCAGCCCCGAGGTCGCCACCGCCGTCCAGCAGGCGCTCGCCGCCGCCGGCATCACCGTCAAGCTGGAGGGCCTGGAGAACAACGCCTTCAACGAGCGGCGCTGGGACGCCAAGAACACCCCCGGCTTCTTCCTCTCCCGCTGGGGCGCCGACTGGCCGTCCGGCGGCCCCTTCCTCGCGCCCATCTTCGACGGCCGGCAGATCGTGACCGGCGGCTCCAACTACAACCACGCGCAGCTCGACGACCCGGCCGTCAACGCCGAGATCGACGAGATCGCCAAGCTGACCGACCTCGCCGCGGCCGGCAAGCGCTGGGGAGCCCTCGACAAGAAGATCGGCGAGCAGGCCCTCACCGTGCCGCTCTTCCACCCGGTCTACAAGCGGCTCGTCGGCAAGGACGTCAAGAACGTCGTCATCAGCGACTGGACCGGCGTCCTCGACATCTCGCAGGTCGCGGTCAAGTGA
- a CDS encoding Ms4533A family Cys-rich leader peptide yields MSHRHTLTASAAIELALLGVAAHSVADIFCR; encoded by the coding sequence ATGTCGCACCGCCACACCCTGACCGCGAGCGCCGCCATTGAGCTGGCGCTCCTCGGTGTGGCCGCGCACAGCGTGGCCGACATCTTCTGTCGCTGA
- a CDS encoding DUF3152 domain-containing protein has product MGRHSRKSGAPAPESAPAPAPAAARPQAQPGTAAYDDRSAYDAFGNDVFGNDDPFAGWPETTVTHHGYVSQDRPAAGARDGGHPQQYETGGAWGAGPDSVYGDWRGVPRPRSGDDPAPAARAAAPAAPRDYDTPAFGTPAVGFPQVTFEEPAPRAPEPAPAAAPDPVTSTGSHRLVPGPRVPADPVEERPASGRGKKALTYTGMAAAAVTTVLAVVVAGQAFLDTDAEETRAGAPAATEKERSDTAASRSDGRPTPNGGAAAPVAPSAAAPAPAPELTYEQQMAAQLPLDPKLTGPGTFDTVPGVAKGPGKGKVVRYRVDVEQGLGLDPMLFAEAVHRTLNDDRSWGHGGTKTFERVPGGEADFVITLASPGTTGVWCAKSDLDTVVGNVSCDSAKTERVMINAFRWAQGSETYGPDQMFAYRQMLINHEVGHRLGHGHVNCRTPGALAPVMQQQTKSLNLDGIQCRPNPWAFPGN; this is encoded by the coding sequence CGGTCCGCGTACGACGCGTTCGGCAACGACGTCTTCGGCAACGACGACCCGTTCGCCGGGTGGCCCGAGACGACCGTCACGCACCACGGATACGTGTCCCAGGACCGCCCCGCCGCCGGAGCGCGCGACGGCGGCCACCCCCAGCAGTACGAGACCGGCGGCGCCTGGGGTGCCGGACCCGACTCCGTGTACGGGGACTGGCGCGGCGTACCCCGCCCGCGCTCCGGTGACGACCCCGCGCCCGCGGCGAGGGCGGCGGCCCCCGCCGCCCCGCGGGACTACGACACGCCGGCCTTCGGCACGCCCGCGGTGGGCTTCCCGCAGGTCACGTTCGAAGAGCCGGCCCCCCGGGCGCCCGAGCCCGCACCCGCTGCCGCGCCGGACCCCGTCACCTCCACCGGCTCGCACCGCCTCGTGCCCGGCCCCCGGGTGCCGGCCGATCCCGTCGAGGAGCGGCCCGCCTCCGGCCGCGGCAAGAAGGCCCTGACGTACACCGGCATGGCCGCGGCCGCGGTCACCACCGTCCTCGCGGTGGTCGTCGCCGGCCAGGCGTTCCTCGACACGGACGCCGAGGAGACCAGGGCCGGCGCGCCCGCCGCCACGGAGAAGGAGCGCAGCGACACGGCTGCCTCCCGCTCCGACGGCCGGCCGACCCCGAACGGCGGCGCGGCCGCACCCGTCGCGCCGTCCGCCGCCGCGCCCGCACCCGCGCCGGAGCTGACGTACGAACAGCAGATGGCCGCGCAGCTGCCCCTCGACCCGAAGCTCACCGGGCCCGGCACCTTCGACACCGTGCCGGGCGTGGCCAAGGGCCCCGGCAAGGGCAAGGTCGTGCGCTACCGCGTCGACGTCGAGCAGGGCCTGGGCCTGGACCCGATGCTCTTCGCCGAGGCCGTCCACCGCACTCTCAACGACGACCGCAGCTGGGGCCACGGCGGCACGAAGACCTTCGAGCGGGTACCGGGCGGCGAGGCGGACTTCGTGATCACCCTCGCCAGCCCCGGCACCACCGGCGTCTGGTGCGCCAAGTCCGACCTCGACACCGTCGTCGGCAACGTGTCCTGCGACTCGGCGAAGACCGAGCGCGTGATGATCAACGCCTTCCGGTGGGCCCAGGGGTCCGAGACCTACGGTCCGGACCAGATGTTCGCCTACCGCCAGATGCTCATCAACCACGAGGTCGGCCACCGGCTCGGCCACGGCCACGTCAACTGCCGCACCCCCGGAGCGCTCGCCCCGGTCATGCAGCAGCAGACCAAGTCCCTCAACCTCGACGGCATCCAGTGCAGGCCCAACCCCTGGGCGTTCCCCGGGAATTGA